One Rosa chinensis cultivar Old Blush chromosome 5, RchiOBHm-V2, whole genome shotgun sequence genomic region harbors:
- the LOC112167604 gene encoding probable disease resistance protein RPP1 isoform X5: MENQNRILPIFYHVDPSEVRHQRGSFGDAFAVHEERFRDNHEKVRRWRRVLSMVANLPGWCSDKYKNEGELIKDVASAVCSRLVQSTESTEDFEATGDVMDRTSPQPDPAPVWKNDVLSGFRMEHTRRGFVAHADHELPNTGLSKTFKDEDQLEKGVALPSASLSSTDPSPQPALGQKNDEFLGFRGNDNHRGYVTHSSHEIQNTRVTKTFTDEEHLEKGIAASPPSSAERDPRPKYDVFLSYRGEDTRRGFIAYLYRELQNTRVIKTFKDDVQLEKGTVIASNLLTAIEESRFAIIVLSKNYASSSWCLDELVKIFQCMKDKNRIFPIFYEVEPTDVRFQKEETGFGEAFIKHEARQDIEKMNQWRAALKGVSGISGWHSTNYPTDIELIEDIVKHLWEKVLEAPTGNFETFEATRQAMDEVMKVIKDDQVTVLGVHGVAGVGKTTMVKHVSAEAQKGGLFDHVIMVVVSKAPDLQEIQGTLADSLGLEEGIMRGNSMLIILDDIWESFELSSIGIPNHNELQRCNSKVILTTRKSNICHSMGCRAQIPLNVLSEGDSWKLFMKTSGKSFHESTVSYDEARKIAGECGGLPKAIKAAARSLGDKYMDEWNEAVETAFGDDCLDEWNETAHPVNFEAEEDVFHSLATDDAKSCFLLCCLFPENYDIPFEVLLRYGIGIGLFQYDTMQEARDRAHSVVKYLKASRLLLDGTKKGCTRMTDDIRNLAMSIMRSEEGDGFLVKAGCELEEWPEAGFWQGITFRLRKIWDWPMDAHEGYSIISLMKNKLHKLPEYLVCSELQILLLQSNTGIRDIPETFLQSPNALRVFDLSFTSISSLPSSFSFLTNLQVLNLDFCHNLSNISVLGKLKKLEILSMRELPVKKFPKQIGDLTSLRMLDVTGRDLETIPSKVISRLYRLEELHMKFQFGKWGSKIEDAVEETNADFDELTGLLDLNILGVYISDAACLPKSVEYKPNWVEFDICISRDAPCVSLPQHDGFSRTLTLDTTINCLPDWFISVVTEKVEKLEYTDCEDLNDIVGQYDHGRLLALKYLSVNGHHKNLTEIINTMTRVSNKPVFENLEQLHLYRLYSLKELCVGELPPGSLHKLKLLKVQTCCSLVNALLPSTLLQRLQNLEEIICVNLEGMKYVFGSDEGLDPENTFLRKLREMRLSTLDKLVSICNGPAPHAIFHNLKVLAICKCKELKNLFTIGVAECLSQLEDLSVQQCHSLDRVIEVSNSLTSKIKLPALKKLALIDLPVLTRFCTESVTIETECPSLEYLYVEKCLQFSYFAYDFDNKNQVHFNDEQHLSSLVKRWEEVHTRL; this comes from the exons ATGGAAAACCAAAATAGAATTCTGCCAATCTTTTATCATGTGGATCCCTCTGAGGTGCGACATCAAAGGGGGAGTTTTGGAGATGCCTTCGCTGTACATGAAGAAAGATTTCGAGATAATCATGAGAAGGTCAGGCGGTGGAGACGTGTTTTATCAATGGTGGCCAATCTCCCTGGATGGTGTTCGGATAAGTACAA GAATGAAGGAGAACTTATCAAAGACGTTGCGAGTGCTGTGTGCAGTAGACTAGTTCAGTCTACAGAGTCGACAGAAGATTTTGAAGCAACAGGAGATGTCATGGACCGAACTT CTCCCCAGCCTGACCCAGCTCCTGTGTGGAAGAATGATGTGCTTTCGGGTTTCAGGATGGAACACACTCGCAGGGGTTTTGTAGCCCATGCAGACCATGAATTGCCAAACACAGGACTAAGTAAAACATTCAAGGATGAAGACCAGCTTGAAAAAGGGGTAGCCCTCCCCTCTGCATCTCTTTCCTCAACTGATCCAAGTCCTCAACCAGCTCTTGGGCAGAAGAATGATGAGTTTTTGGGTTTCAGGGGAAACGACAATCATAGGGGTTATGTCACCCATTCAAGTCATGAAATACAAAACACCAGGGTGACTAAGACATTCACCGATGAAGAACATCTTGAAAAAGGGATAGCTGCGTCTCCGCCTTCATCAGCTGAACGAGATCCTCGGCCGAAGTATGATGTGTTTTTGAGTTACAGGGGGGAAGACACTCGTAGGGGTTTTATAGCCTATTTATACCGTGAATTGCAAAACACCAGAGTGATCAAAACTTTCAAGGATGACGTGCAACTAGAAAAAGGGACGGTTATTGCTTCAAATCTCCTAACGGCAATCGAAGAATCAAGGTTTGCGATCATTGTGTTGTCAAAAAATTATGCTTCTTCTTCATGGTGTTTGGATGAACTTGTAAAGATTTTCCAGTGCATGAAAGATAAGAACAGAATTTTCCCAATTTTTTATGAGGTGGAACCCACTGATGTACGATTTCAAAAGGAAGAGACAGGTTTTGGAGAAGCTTTCATTAAGCATGAAGCTAGACAAGACATTGAGAAGATGAACCAGTGGAGAGCTGCTTTAAAAGGAGTGTCTGGAATCTCTGGGTGGCATTCAACCAACTATCC GACGGATATAGAACTAATTGAAGACATTGTGAAACATTTGTGGGAGAAAGTACTTGAAGCACCCACCGGAAATTTTGAAACATTTGAAGCGACAAGGCAAGCCATGGATGAGGTTATGAAGGTAATAAAAGATGATCAAGTCACTGTCCTTGGGGTGCATGGAGTGGCTGGCGTTGGAAAGACAACGATGGTCAAACATGTTAGTGCAGAAGCCCAGAAAGGTGGGCTTTTTGATCATGTGATTATGGTTGTTGTATCCAAAGCCCCCGACTTGCAAGAAATTCAAGGCACATTGGCAGATTCGCTGGGCTTGGAGGAGGGGATCATGAGAGGAAACAGCATGCTTATAATCTTGGACGACATTTGGGAGAGTTTTGAACTCTCGAGCATTGGAATTCCCAATCACAATGAGCTTCAAAGGTGCAATTCTAAAGTTATACTCACCACAAGGAAAAGCAATATATGCCATTCTATGGGGTGCCGTGCCCAGATCCCTCTCAATGTTCTATCGGAGGGAGATTCGTGGAAGTTATTCATGAAGACGTCGGGGAAGTCTTTTCATGAATCTACCGTTTCCTATGATGAAGCGAGAAAGATAGCTGGAGAATGCGGTGGTCTCCCAAAAGCAATAAAAGCAGCTGCAAGGTCACTTGGAGATAAATACATGGACGAATGGAATGAAGCAGTTGAAACAGCATTTGGAGATGACTGCTTGGACGAATGGAATGAAACAGCTCATCCTGTCAACTTCGAAGCTGAGGAAGACGTATTTCATTCATTGGCAACTGATGATGCCAAGTCATGCTTCTTGCTATGCTGCCTATTCCCAGAAAATTATGATATCCCATTTGAAGTGTTGCTCAGGTATGGGATTGGAATAGGTTTGTTTCAATATGATACAATGCAAGAAGCCAGAGATAGAGCACATTCTGTGGTCAAGTACCTCAAAGCTTCTAGATTGCTTTTGGATGGTACAAAGAAGGGATGCACAAGGATGACTGATGACATTCGAAATCTGGCCATGTCCATTATGCGGTCCGAAGAAGGTGATGGGTTCTTAGTAAAAGCTGGTTGTGAACTAGAGGAGTGGCCAGAGGCAGGATTTTGGCAAG GAATTACTTTCCGGCTCCGCAAAATCTGGGATTGGCCAATGGATGCTCATGAAGGCTACTCAATAATCTCACTCATGAAAAACAAGCTTCATAAGCTTCCCGAATATTTGGTATGTTCAGAGCTCCAAATTTTATTGTTACAAAGTAATACTGGTATACGTGACATCCCAGAAACCTTTCTTCAAAGTCCTAATGCGCTAAGGGTCTTTGATCTTAGCTTCACTAGCATTTCATCACTACCTTCATCATTCAGTTTCCTAACCAACCTTCAAGTTTTGAATTTGGATTTTTGCCATAATTTAAGTAACATATCCGTTCTAGGAAAACTTAAGAAACTTGAGATTCTTAGTATGAGAGAACTTCCTGTTAAGAAATTTCCAAAACAAATAGGAGATTTGACCAGTCTAAGGATGTTGGACGTCACTGGTAGAGATCTTGAAACAATCCCATCTAAAGTGATATCGAGGTTGTATAGATTGGAAGAACTGCACATGAAATTTCAGTTTGGGAAGTGGGGAAGTAAAATTGAGGATGCAGTTGAAGAAACCAATGCTGACTTTGATGAGTTGACTGGCTTGTTGGATTTAAACATTTTGGGAGTTTACATATCTGATGCTGCATGCTTGCCTAAAAGTGTTGAGTACAAGCCGAATTGGGTAGAATTTGATATATGCATCAGCAGAGATGCCCCTTGCGTGTCGCTCCCTCAACATGATGGTTTTTCAAGAACCTTGACTCTTGACACAACAATCAATTGCTTACCGGATTGGTTTATCAGCGTTGTGACAGAGAAAGTGGAGAAGCTAGAGTACACAGATTGTGAAGACTTGAATGACATCGTTGGGCAATATGACCATGGCAGGTTACTTGCACTGAAATATCTCTCTGTGAACGGGCACCATAAGAACTTGACAGAGATAATCAACACAATGACACGGGTTTCAAATAAACCAGTATTTGAGAACTTAGAACAGTTGCATCTGTACCGCTTATATTCCCTCAAGGAGTTATGTGTTGGTGAGCTACCACCTGGGTCTCTACACAAGCTAAAGTTGTTGAAAGTGCAAACTTGTTGTAGCTTGGTGAATGCACTTTTACCATCGACATTGTTGCAGAGACTACAAAATCTGGAAGAAATCATTTGTGTAAATCTAGAAGGAATGAAATATGTATTTGGATCTGATGAAGGGCTTGATCCAGAAAATACTTTCTTGAGGAAATTGAGGGAAATGAGATTGTCTACTCTAGACAAACTAGTAAGCATATGTAATGGTCCTGCTCCGCATGCAATCTTCCATAATCTTAAAGTTTTGGCAATTtgcaaatgcaaggaattgaaAAATCTCTTCACAATAGGTGTAGCTGAATGTCTTTCTCAGTTGGAAGACCTTTCCGTACAGCAGTGTCATAGCTTGGACAGAGTCATTGAAGTAAGCAATAGCTTGACCAGCAAGATTAAACTTCCGGCGTTGAAGAAATTAGCTTTGATAGATCTTCCGGTGCTCACAAGGTTCTGCACTGAAAGTGTTACTATTGAAACTGAGTGCCCTTCATTGGAATACTTGTACGTGGAGAAGTGCCTCCAGTTTTCATATTTTGCTTACGATTTCGACAACAAGAACCAAGTCCACTTCAATGATGAACAACATTTGAGTTCTTTAGTGAAAAG GTGGGAGGAAGTGCATACTCGGCTATAA